The Methanoplanus sp. FWC-SCC4 genome has a window encoding:
- a CDS encoding MFS transporter: MRNQIIPADKLQISLITGIAAFFIYFMISSIVIANPVIGQTFHLNAQIMGFIIQAHLLGMILSLIPSGKIGNRYGHIKIFAAGCLIFGISSLLCGIALNGEMVVFFRFIQGIGDGMMVASSIVLLTKTYGRGSRGRSLGFFLFSGYSGYITGMTIGTILIENTGWKSIFFIAFPFTILAGLAAFRLFKNFKSPDETNTDKFDIIGLLVFSPSIMLLVLGLSDLTSPYSAFILIPGLTGLVLFGLWENHFENPLINLSLFTNNRLFKYSIAADILYYISIGSITFILSIYLQNEMLISSFSAGFILLPAFLTQAVFSPFAGHISDRIEPKFVTAAGLALIIITLIYYSGIREGTDIITISSFLALSGIGFALFSSPNKNAIMSSVNEDNYGEASGIANTFEQTGNIISISIATSAFTLMLGTSEITSELFLEFTKSMKIIFEFSILICILNIIVCLLRGNVNTK; the protein is encoded by the coding sequence GTGAGAAACCAGATTATACCTGCTGATAAACTGCAAATTTCACTGATCACAGGCATTGCTGCTTTTTTTATCTATTTTATGATCTCATCAATAGTAATTGCAAATCCTGTAATTGGTCAGACTTTTCATCTAAATGCACAAATAATGGGTTTTATCATTCAGGCACATCTTCTCGGAATGATTCTCTCCTTAATTCCTTCCGGAAAAATCGGAAACAGATACGGACACATAAAAATTTTTGCCGCAGGCTGTCTTATTTTTGGAATCTCATCCCTTTTGTGCGGAATTGCATTAAACGGGGAAATGGTGGTATTCTTCAGATTCATACAGGGGATTGGAGACGGCATGATGGTTGCATCATCCATTGTCCTTTTAACAAAAACATACGGCAGAGGAAGCAGAGGCCGGTCGCTTGGCTTTTTCCTGTTTTCCGGCTACTCGGGATATATTACAGGAATGACCATCGGAACAATCCTAATAGAAAACACAGGCTGGAAAAGCATATTTTTTATCGCATTTCCATTCACAATTCTTGCAGGACTTGCCGCATTCAGATTATTCAAAAATTTTAAAAGTCCTGATGAAACAAATACCGACAAATTTGATATAATCGGACTTTTGGTGTTTTCACCATCAATAATGCTACTTGTCTTAGGCCTGTCAGACCTGACATCCCCATATTCAGCTTTTATCCTTATCCCCGGACTTACAGGGCTGGTTCTGTTTGGTTTATGGGAAAATCATTTTGAAAATCCGCTAATAAATTTATCATTATTTACCAATAACCGTTTATTCAAATATTCAATTGCAGCTGATATACTCTATTACATATCCATTGGCAGCATAACCTTCATCCTGAGTATTTATCTCCAGAATGAAATGTTAATCTCATCATTTTCAGCAGGATTTATTCTTCTCCCTGCATTTTTGACACAGGCAGTATTTTCACCTTTTGCAGGGCACATATCAGACAGAATTGAACCTAAATTTGTAACAGCAGCAGGACTGGCACTGATAATTATAACACTGATATATTACTCAGGAATAAGAGAAGGAACAGATATTATAACCATATCATCATTTCTGGCACTATCAGGTATCGGATTTGCTCTCTTTTCTTCCCCCAACAAAAATGCAATAATGAGCTCCGTTAACGAGGATAATTATGGTGAGGCTTCCGGAATTGCAAATACTTTTGAACAGACAGGGAACATCATCAGTATCAGCATTGCCACATCCGCCTTTACCCTGATGCTTGGAACATCTGAAATCACCAGTGAATTATTTTTGGAATTTACCAAAAGCATGAAGATAATATTTGAATTTTCAATATTGATCTGTATTCTGAATATAATTGTCTGCCTCCTTAGAGGCAATGTAAATACAAAATAG